The Streptococcus pluranimalium genome contains a region encoding:
- a CDS encoding AMP-binding protein: MFKTITYRPLNLYRQFKEAAEEFPETAIILDKSYAAFPQLPAESTYKEVHEAILQMSGRMSAKGIAKGDKVMLYKSASFETYLLAVAATYLGAVPVMVSYHLSSATLDVFAKRLEKSFIVYDDETAGRVSDMLAKDLVTEISVAELLETEAVAVSENLLAEDIIQYMTHTSGTTGIPKLICHTGQSMGWRVAWQQTIFVKMKERGLLAFHISPVHSRYNIGISSAINLGFPIFPLSSAQASEVENQLKTYKPMALETHPNNFVQWARLAKEKPVVFSSVKFYHSTFDAINKATMKAFLIASKANNPVFMQVYGQSECGPMILRYHRLEGIDKTNARDMGVGLEGYTQARVTDDKGQLLEAGQNGHIQLFSKGRAITYYKEDARFQENVYDDWWDSGDYGCLTEEGTLLLKDRQVDVIDQIDSNLALEDMLMDQLDFLSEVVIIRDGDGRPQPILALAEGASMNWEAWWSAVNDLPLLKEPVLMAYEDIPRTATMKVQRLQMEAKLKEEGNL, translated from the coding sequence ATGTTTAAAACTATTACTTACCGTCCCCTTAATCTCTATAGACAGTTCAAGGAAGCAGCCGAAGAGTTTCCTGAGACTGCCATTATTTTAGACAAATCCTACGCAGCTTTTCCACAATTGCCAGCAGAGTCTACCTACAAAGAGGTTCATGAGGCTATTCTTCAAATGTCGGGTCGTATGTCCGCGAAAGGGATTGCCAAAGGCGATAAGGTCATGCTCTATAAGAGTGCTTCTTTTGAGACTTATCTTTTGGCGGTTGCTGCGACCTACCTCGGCGCTGTGCCAGTCATGGTATCCTACCATCTGTCTAGTGCAACCTTGGATGTTTTTGCGAAGCGTTTGGAAAAATCATTTATAGTTTATGATGACGAAACTGCAGGTCGAGTTTCTGATATGTTAGCCAAGGACTTAGTAACGGAAATATCCGTAGCAGAGCTATTAGAGACAGAAGCAGTAGCCGTTTCAGAAAATCTTTTGGCAGAAGATATTATTCAATACATGACCCATACCTCTGGGACGACAGGTATTCCCAAATTGATTTGCCACACCGGTCAAAGCATGGGCTGGCGTGTGGCATGGCAACAGACAATTTTTGTCAAAATGAAGGAACGAGGCCTTCTAGCCTTTCATATTTCTCCAGTTCATTCCCGTTATAATATTGGTATTTCGTCAGCCATTAATCTTGGCTTTCCCATTTTCCCTCTGTCATCAGCCCAAGCCTCAGAAGTGGAAAATCAGCTAAAAACCTACAAGCCTATGGCTCTTGAAACGCATCCCAATAACTTTGTACAATGGGCTCGTTTGGCCAAAGAAAAGCCAGTTGTTTTTAGTAGTGTGAAATTCTATCATTCGACTTTTGATGCCATCAATAAGGCAACTATGAAAGCATTTCTCATCGCTTCAAAGGCAAACAATCCGGTCTTTATGCAGGTTTACGGACAAAGTGAATGTGGTCCGATGATTCTACGCTATCATCGTTTGGAAGGTATTGACAAAACCAATGCGCGTGATATGGGAGTAGGACTTGAGGGATATACACAAGCTCGTGTGACAGACGATAAGGGACAACTCCTAGAGGCAGGTCAAAATGGGCACATTCAACTTTTTTCAAAAGGAAGAGCGATTACCTACTATAAAGAAGATGCTCGTTTTCAAGAAAATGTTTATGACGACTGGTGGGATTCTGGAGATTACGGTTGCCTAACCGAAGAAGGAACTTTACTATTGAAAGACCGTCAGGTTGATGTCATTGACCAGATTGATAGTAATCTAGCCTTGGAAGATATGCTCATGGACCAGTTGGATTTCCTCAGTGAGGTGGTTATCATTCGTGATGGAGATGGACGACCGCAACCAATCCTAGCGCTAGCTGAAGGTGCAAGCATGAATTGGGAAGCTTGGTGGTCAGCAGTGAATGATTTGCCCTTACTGAAAGAGCCTGTTCTCATGGCCTATGAAGACATTCCACGAACAGCAACGATGAAAGTTCAACGTTTGCAGATGGAAGCAAAGTTGAAAGAAGAGGGGAACCTGTAA